A part of Quatrionicoccus australiensis genomic DNA contains:
- a CDS encoding IS3 family transposase (programmed frameshift), which produces MSKTNKYSPEVRERAVRLVQEARKDRPSLWAAVESIAPMIGCSTVTLHEWVKKHEVDTGVRDGIPTAERERIKALEREVKELRQANEILRLASAFFGAGGARPPQEEVRAFIDRHRERFGVEPICTLLQVAPSAYWRHAARQRDPSLLSARARRDAFLTPHIQRVWQSNFQVYGADKVWRQLQREGIQVARCTVERLMRWLGLRGVRRGKVVRTTFGDAAASCPLDRVNRQFKADRPNQLWVSDFTYVSTWAGFVYVAFVIDVFARRIVGWRVSRSMRTDFVLDALEQALYARQPERDASLIHHSDRGSQYVSIRYTERLAEAGIEPSVGSKGDSYDNALAETINGLYKAELIHRRPPWKTVESLELATLEWVTWFNHQRLLEPIGYIPPAEAEDRYYLQLTAQAEHACT; this is translated from the exons ATGAGTAAGACGAACAAATATTCCCCGGAAGTCAGAGAGCGCGCCGTACGGTTGGTCCAGGAAGCACGCAAGGATCGACCTTCGCTATGGGCAGCGGTCGAGTCGATAGCGCCGATGATTGGCTGTTCAACGGTGACGCTGCACGAGTGGGTCAAGAAACACGAAGTCGATACCGGCGTACGTGATGGCATTCCGACCGCCGAGCGCGAGCGCATCAAGGCGCTGGAACGCGAAGTCAAGGAACTGCGGCAGGCCAACGAGATTCTGCGATTGGCCAGTGCGTTTTTCG GCGCAGGCGGAGCTCGACCGCCTCAAGAAGAAGTGAGGGCCTTCATCGACCGGCACCGTGAGCGTTTCGGGGTCGAGCCGATCTGCACGTTGTTGCAGGTCGCCCCGTCCGCTTATTGGCGCCACGCCGCACGCCAGCGCGATCCCTCTTTGCTGAGTGCCAGGGCCCGCCGGGATGCCTTCCTGACTCCGCACATCCAGCGCGTCTGGCAGAGCAACTTTCAGGTGTATGGCGCCGACAAGGTTTGGCGGCAATTGCAGCGGGAAGGCATTCAGGTCGCGCGTTGCACCGTCGAGCGCCTGATGCGCTGGCTGGGTCTGCGCGGCGTGAGGCGCGGTAAGGTGGTACGAACCACCTTCGGTGACGCCGCGGCGTCGTGCCCGCTGGATCGGGTCAATCGACAGTTCAAGGCAGATCGGCCGAATCAGTTGTGGGTTTCCGATTTCACCTACGTTTCCACTTGGGCAGGATTTGTCTATGTCGCCTTCGTCATCGACGTGTTTGCCCGCCGTATCGTCGGTTGGCGGGTCAGTCGCTCAATGCGCACCGACTTTGTTCTAGATGCCCTGGAACAGGCGCTCTATGCTCGCCAACCAGAACGGGATGCCAGCTTGATCCATCATTCAGATCGCGGCTCGCAGTACGTTTCCATCCGCTACACCGAGCGACTGGCCGAGGCAGGTATCGAGCCCTCTGTCGGTAGCAAGGGCGACAGTTACGACAATGCCCTGGCCGAAACCATCAACGGTTTATACAAAGCGGAGCTAATCCATCGCCGGCCCCCCTGGAAAACGGTGGAATCCCTGGAACTCGCCACCCTCGAATGGGTGACCTGGTTCAACCATCAACGACTCCTTGAGCCCATCGGCTACATCCCACCCGCCGAGGCTGAGGATCGGTATTATCTGCAACTCACCGCGCAGGCTGAACACGCCTGCACTTAA
- a CDS encoding lipase family protein: protein MTVSIEYALLAGIAYRSTRAQVNRFPEPTDLGWSEVGGSYRNLPNSGFEAVAFQKASEIVISYAGTNPADLSGDIATDGALALGNICDQLRQAADYYLQIKALNANATITFTGHSLGGGLAALMAVYFNESATTFDQAPFRRSALSSTSNIGGNIISHSVAADLLSYLRNRGSYSEKQLASLKAFVIAGDPAYPNPIVGDTLAVREQKVTNINTDGEFLTSWPVVPTSNRIGSQADIPNSHDGVGGIDLHSQALLTAFLQSDPTAATNSNANAKTLNRVTESPRVS, encoded by the coding sequence ATGACAGTAAGTATTGAATACGCGTTGTTGGCCGGTATTGCATATCGCTCCACCCGTGCCCAGGTCAACCGTTTCCCAGAGCCAACTGACTTAGGATGGAGTGAGGTTGGTGGTTCTTACCGGAACTTGCCAAATAGCGGTTTCGAGGCCGTTGCCTTTCAGAAGGCCTCCGAGATCGTCATTTCCTACGCTGGCACGAACCCCGCCGATCTTTCCGGCGACATTGCCACGGATGGGGCACTCGCCTTGGGGAACATTTGCGACCAACTTCGCCAGGCTGCCGACTATTACTTGCAAATCAAGGCGCTCAACGCCAACGCGACTATTACCTTCACCGGCCACAGCTTGGGCGGTGGCTTGGCTGCGTTGATGGCCGTTTATTTCAACGAAAGTGCCACCACCTTCGACCAAGCTCCGTTCCGTCGTTCTGCCCTGAGTTCTACCTCGAACATCGGTGGCAACATCATCTCCCACTCGGTTGCAGCCGATTTGCTGAGCTATCTACGAAACAGGGGTAGTTACAGCGAGAAACAGTTGGCTAGCCTCAAAGCGTTTGTCATTGCAGGCGACCCCGCGTATCCCAATCCTATCGTCGGGGACACGCTTGCCGTTCGTGAACAGAAAGTCACCAATATCAACACCGATGGCGAATTCCTGACCAGTTGGCCGGTGGTGCCCACCTCCAACCGTATCGGCTCGCAAGCCGATATCCCCAATAGCCACGATGGAGTAGGTGGCATCGACCTGCATTCCCAGGCGCTGCTCACGGCCTTCCTGCAAAGCGATCCGACCGCGGCCACCAACAGCAATGCCAACGCAAAAACGCTCAACCGGGTTACTGAATCGCCCCGGGTTTCGTAG
- a CDS encoding lipase family protein — protein sequence MTTIVDFALLAGASYYDTRSDINRFPLPNGWTIYSRLPEDKSSGFEATAYKSGSEIVISYAGTNPADLSGDIATDGALALGNICDQLRQAADYYLQIKALNANATITFTGHSLGGGLASLMAVYFNESATTFDQAPFRRSALISRTNIGGNIITHSTAADLLSYLRNKGTYSEKQLASLKAFVIAGDPSYPNPIAGDPLAVREQKVTNINTDGEFLTSWPVVPTSNRIGSQADIPNSHDGVGGIDLHSQALLTAFLQSDPTAATNSNANAKTLNRVTFKLPDLLKMVFDKNLYAFDTSIANSPERNAA from the coding sequence ATGACCACGATTGTCGACTTTGCTTTGCTTGCGGGTGCCTCGTATTACGATACGCGCTCGGACATCAACCGTTTTCCGCTCCCGAATGGCTGGACCATCTATTCCCGTCTCCCGGAAGATAAATCAAGTGGCTTTGAAGCTACTGCTTACAAAAGCGGCAGCGAAATCGTCATCTCGTACGCTGGCACGAACCCCGCCGATCTTTCCGGCGACATTGCCACGGATGGGGCACTCGCCTTGGGGAACATTTGCGACCAACTTCGCCAGGCTGCCGACTATTACCTGCAAATCAAGGCGCTCAACGCCAACGCGACTATCACCTTCACTGGTCACAGCCTGGGCGGTGGCCTGGCTTCGTTGATGGCCGTTTATTTTAACGAAAGTGCCACCACCTTCGACCAAGCCCCGTTCCGCCGCTCTGCCCTGATATCTAGGACAAACATCGGCGGCAACATCATCACGCACTCGACCGCGGCCGACTTGCTGAGCTACCTACGAAACAAAGGCACTTACAGCGAGAAACAGTTGGCTAGCCTCAAAGCGTTTGTCATTGCAGGCGACCCTTCGTATCCCAATCCTATCGCTGGGGACCCACTTGCCGTTCGTGAACAGAAAGTCACCAATATCAACACCGATGGCGAATTCCTGACCAGTTGGCCGGTGGTGCCCACCTCCAACCGTATCGGCTCGCAGGCCGATATTCCCAATAGCCACGACGGAGTAGGTGGCATCGACCTGCATTCCCAGGCGCTGCTCACGGCCTTCCTGCAAAGCGATCCGACCGCGGCCACCAACTCCAATGCCAATGCAAAAACGCTCAACCGGGTCACCTTCAAGCTGCCCGATTTGTTGAAGATGGTGTTCGATAAGAACCTGTACGCCTTTGATACCAGCATAGCGAATAGCCCCGAAAGGAATGCGGCATGA
- the tnpA gene encoding IS200/IS605 family transposase, whose amino-acid sequence MQEYQSLSHSRWNCKYHVVFIPKKRKKRIFGALRPHLGEIFRELAKQKESEIVEGHLMGDHVHICISIPPKFAVSNVVGFLKGKSAIAIARDFGGRARNFTGEVFWARGYFVSTVGLDEAMVRAYIRNQEDQDERYDQMKLGV is encoded by the coding sequence ATGCAAGAGTATCAAAGCCTGAGTCACAGCCGGTGGAACTGTAAGTACCATGTGGTGTTCATCCCGAAGAAGCGGAAGAAACGGATATTTGGGGCACTACGCCCGCATCTCGGGGAGATTTTCCGAGAGCTGGCAAAGCAAAAGGAGTCGGAAATCGTCGAAGGGCACCTGATGGGTGACCACGTGCACATCTGCATCAGCATTCCACCGAAGTTTGCGGTGTCGAACGTGGTCGGCTTCCTCAAGGGCAAAAGCGCGATTGCGATCGCGAGAGATTTTGGTGGGCGAGCCCGGAATTTCACGGGCGAAGTGTTTTGGGCGCGAGGCTATTTTGTCTCGACGGTCGGGCTGGATGAGGCGATGGTGAGGGCCTACATTCGTAACCAGGAAGATCAAGATGAACGCTACGACCAGATGAAATTAGGCGTATAG
- a CDS encoding peptidase domain-containing ABC transporter — MASVGKLRDNDVLWLLGSLCSLYRQPFDANLVAQEFPPPYSLETFHESARALGYKTGTCTTAHLDWLKLPLPSIAFLRATPETVPEAETPQATIPVLVLKTDGQKLLYFRAGSQTPETIAVEEVATQFEAEIILISREASGTNKGDEVPGFTAEKKEFGFKWFIPELLKHKTIWRDVLLASLSIQLVGLATPLFTQVIIDKVVVHQTNSTLIVLGVALVMFMLFTSTMTWLRQYLVLHTGNRIDAVLGSQVFRHLLRLPLPYFENRPTGTLVARLHGVETIREFVSSAAVTLVLDFPFLLIFLAVMFAYSWQLSLIAVGLLGAIAFISFLVAPVFRDKLNLQFMLGARNQSFLTEYVAGMATVKSLQMEADIDKKYGDFLAQYLAAGFSTKQVGNTYNVIANGLEQVMTLAILVVGALLVMQNDGFTVGMLVAFQMFAGRMSQPLLRLVGLWQEFQQANIAVKRLGDILDMPHEPHTLTPTRENQGPGRIDLQHLAFRYSEHHPWLYKNLSLSLKPGHLTVLMGPSGCGKSTLAKLLLGFYQPNEGHIALDGKDIRHLAANELRNTFGVVPQETVLFAGTLYDNLVMAHPHASFEDVIQACKAAEIHEVIETLNDGYQTEIGERGTGLSGGQRQRIAIARALLKRPKILVFDEAVSNLDQQTAEHFARTINKLKGKVTMLFITHQIPRGLQVDEVIELGVTTTRQMEVVEDDN, encoded by the coding sequence ATGGCATCAGTGGGAAAGCTGCGGGACAACGATGTGCTGTGGCTGCTCGGTAGCCTCTGCAGCCTTTATCGCCAGCCATTCGATGCCAATCTCGTCGCGCAGGAATTCCCGCCGCCGTATTCGCTGGAAACCTTCCACGAATCCGCCCGGGCGCTGGGCTATAAAACCGGGACTTGCACCACCGCCCATCTGGATTGGTTGAAGCTGCCGCTGCCGTCCATTGCTTTCCTGCGCGCGACTCCGGAAACCGTACCCGAAGCAGAAACACCGCAGGCCACCATTCCCGTCCTCGTCCTCAAGACGGATGGCCAGAAGCTTCTCTATTTTCGGGCTGGCTCGCAAACCCCGGAAACCATCGCGGTCGAAGAAGTCGCCACCCAGTTCGAAGCCGAAATCATCCTGATTTCCCGTGAAGCCAGCGGCACCAATAAGGGTGACGAAGTTCCCGGTTTCACGGCCGAGAAGAAGGAATTCGGGTTTAAATGGTTCATCCCCGAACTCCTCAAACACAAAACCATCTGGCGCGACGTGCTGCTCGCCAGCCTGTCCATTCAACTGGTCGGTTTGGCGACGCCGCTGTTCACCCAGGTCATCATCGACAAGGTCGTCGTCCACCAAACCAACAGCACCCTGATCGTACTGGGCGTGGCACTCGTCATGTTCATGCTGTTCACCAGCACCATGACCTGGTTGCGTCAGTACCTGGTGCTGCACACCGGCAACCGCATCGATGCTGTGCTCGGTAGCCAGGTCTTCCGGCACCTGCTCAGGCTGCCGCTGCCCTATTTCGAGAACCGTCCCACCGGCACCCTGGTCGCCCGCCTGCACGGCGTCGAAACCATCCGCGAATTCGTCTCTAGCGCCGCCGTCACGCTGGTCCTCGATTTCCCCTTCCTGCTCATCTTCCTGGCCGTGATGTTTGCCTATAGCTGGCAACTCTCGCTGATCGCCGTCGGTTTGCTCGGTGCCATCGCCTTCATCAGCTTCCTGGTCGCCCCGGTATTTCGCGACAAGCTCAACCTGCAGTTCATGCTTGGCGCCAGAAACCAGTCCTTTCTCACCGAGTACGTCGCGGGCATGGCGACGGTGAAGTCATTGCAGATGGAAGCCGACATCGACAAGAAATACGGCGACTTCCTCGCCCAATATCTGGCGGCCGGCTTCTCGACCAAGCAGGTCGGCAATACCTACAACGTCATCGCCAACGGCCTCGAACAAGTCATGACACTGGCCATCCTGGTCGTCGGTGCCTTGCTGGTCATGCAGAACGATGGCTTTACGGTGGGCATGCTGGTTGCCTTCCAGATGTTTGCCGGACGGATGAGCCAGCCGCTGTTGCGACTCGTCGGCTTGTGGCAGGAATTCCAGCAGGCCAATATCGCCGTCAAACGCCTCGGCGACATTCTCGACATGCCGCATGAACCGCACACCCTGACACCGACCCGCGAGAACCAGGGGCCGGGCCGCATCGACCTGCAACATCTTGCCTTTCGCTATTCCGAACACCACCCCTGGCTCTACAAGAATCTCAGCCTGAGCCTGAAACCCGGCCACCTTACCGTGCTGATGGGCCCCTCCGGTTGCGGCAAAAGTACCCTGGCCAAACTGTTGCTCGGTTTCTACCAACCCAACGAAGGCCATATCGCCCTCGACGGCAAGGATATCCGCCACCTCGCCGCCAACGAACTCAGAAACACCTTTGGCGTCGTGCCGCAGGAAACCGTGCTCTTCGCCGGCACCCTCTACGACAACCTGGTCATGGCCCACCCGCATGCCAGCTTCGAGGACGTCATCCAGGCCTGCAAGGCGGCGGAAATCCACGAAGTCATCGAAACGCTCAATGATGGATACCAGACGGAAATCGGCGAACGCGGTACCGGGCTATCTGGCGGGCAGCGACAACGCATCGCCATTGCCCGGGCGCTGCTCAAGCGGCCGAAGATTCTGGTCTTTGATGAAGCGGTGTCCAATCTGGATCAGCAGACGGCAGAACACTTTGCGCGAACGATCAACAAGCTCAAGGGGAAGGTGACGATGCTATTTATTACGCATCAGATTCCACGGGGGTTGCAGGTGGATGAAGTGATTGAGCTTGGTGTAACTACAACTCGGCAAATGGAGGTTGTAGAGGATGATAACTAA
- a CDS encoding helix-turn-helix domain-containing protein: MRISNQGNWGDAPLGLEGLALRFAQAISHTGLNQSEFARTLGISAGFVSDVVRGQKKPGAEFLYAVRTTFGISVDWLLTGEGNLTGNSGIDLDLLRTVRLQIAVARSAIIDANPTAKALLLLIRDGRLQEAAAEPDIRAFLDLVAPTDPDAELAIELYNGQLWTTDAGAQRRNLLAAAMAHFEARKPIDKVAALARSSGSTIQINISPSQRNAGRDYHEG; this comes from the coding sequence ATGAGAATATCAAATCAAGGAAATTGGGGAGATGCCCCGCTTGGACTGGAGGGACTGGCTCTCCGCTTCGCGCAAGCGATTTCCCATACTGGCCTGAATCAATCGGAATTTGCCCGTACGCTGGGCATTTCGGCCGGTTTCGTCAGTGACGTGGTGCGCGGTCAGAAAAAGCCGGGTGCGGAGTTTCTCTATGCCGTGCGGACCACCTTCGGCATTTCCGTCGATTGGCTGCTCACGGGCGAAGGAAACCTCACAGGGAATAGCGGTATCGATCTTGACCTGCTGCGGACCGTTCGATTGCAGATTGCTGTGGCCCGTTCGGCGATCATCGACGCCAACCCGACGGCAAAAGCCTTGCTGCTCCTGATTCGCGACGGCCGCTTGCAGGAAGCCGCCGCCGAACCCGATATCCGCGCCTTTCTCGACCTGGTTGCCCCGACCGATCCCGATGCGGAACTCGCGATAGAACTGTACAACGGGCAATTGTGGACCACCGATGCCGGCGCCCAGCGGCGCAATTTGCTGGCAGCCGCCATGGCGCATTTCGAGGCCCGAAAGCCCATTGATAAGGTGGCCGCCCTGGCCCGCTCATCCGGCAGCACCATACAGATCAATATCAGCCCCTCGCAACGCAATGCGGGACGTGACTATCACGAGGGCTGA
- a CDS encoding helix-turn-helix domain-containing protein, giving the protein MDAIEISYRLRRLGKTQAQIARDVGVSGGVVSNVIYGRISAYAVAQHIAGLLGLSIEELWPERYVFKPRHAVSKRLPHEDGATDGEVKP; this is encoded by the coding sequence ATGGACGCTATCGAAATTAGCTATCGCCTGCGCCGCCTTGGCAAGACGCAGGCCCAGATCGCCCGGGATGTTGGCGTTTCCGGCGGCGTGGTCAGCAACGTCATCTATGGCCGGATCTCGGCGTATGCCGTGGCGCAACACATTGCCGGCCTGCTCGGGCTTTCGATTGAAGAGCTCTGGCCGGAGCGTTACGTATTCAAGCCCCGCCATGCAGTATCGAAACGGCTCCCGCATGAGGATGGCGCAACCGATGGGGAGGTTAAGCCATGA
- the istA gene encoding IS21 family transposase, whose translation MRKIRQVLRLAFEAGASRRRIARSLGLSRDVVTDYLTRATATGLNWPLPPDLDDAQLEDRLFPPMSVNALRKPEPAWAVIHHEMKRKGATLQVLHEEFLAEQPSGIGYSLFCDRYREWQQGLKRYMRQTHVAGERVFVDYAGSTVVILDPETGEVRKAQIFVGILGASNYTYAEAHWSQQLPDWIAAHTRMFEFFGGVPQAVVCDNLKSAVTKASRTEPKVHPAYLHLAEHYNTLILPARPRKPKDKAKAENAVLIVERWILFRLRKRVFTNLLELNEAICELLNDLNERKFQKLPGSRRTQFEALDQPELTALPTQAFEYTEFRKVRIGLDGCFDVDGCIYSAPFTLCKQSIELRITSATIEILHRGRRVASHARSGGVVPVIDPQHLQPADRYFGLWSADHELVWATTIGPNTRAFLQILLSTTKLKEQGYRSAGALKRMEKEFGAERLEAGCTRAIDIGANSLSSVRSILRTGLDQQQAPDDDFQEASFHHPNVRGSDYYH comes from the coding sequence ATGCGCAAAATTCGGCAAGTTCTGCGCCTTGCTTTTGAAGCCGGCGCCAGCCGGCGTCGTATCGCCAGGAGTCTTGGACTCAGTCGCGATGTCGTGACCGATTATCTGACACGAGCTACAGCGACCGGTCTTAACTGGCCGCTGCCGCCCGATCTCGATGACGCGCAATTGGAGGATCGGCTCTTTCCCCCAATGAGCGTGAATGCGCTTCGCAAGCCGGAACCGGCGTGGGCGGTCATTCATCACGAAATGAAACGTAAGGGGGCCACGCTGCAGGTGCTACACGAGGAATTTTTAGCTGAACAGCCGAGTGGCATCGGCTACAGTCTATTTTGTGATCGTTATCGCGAATGGCAGCAGGGTTTGAAGCGTTACATGCGGCAAACCCATGTCGCTGGCGAGCGGGTGTTTGTCGACTATGCAGGATCGACGGTCGTCATCCTTGATCCAGAGACCGGGGAAGTGCGAAAGGCCCAAATTTTTGTCGGGATACTCGGTGCGTCGAATTACACCTACGCCGAGGCGCATTGGAGCCAGCAGTTGCCCGACTGGATTGCCGCCCACACGCGAATGTTCGAGTTCTTCGGCGGGGTTCCGCAGGCCGTCGTTTGCGACAACCTGAAATCGGCGGTCACCAAGGCAAGCCGCACCGAACCGAAAGTGCATCCGGCCTATCTGCATCTGGCAGAACACTACAACACGCTGATTCTGCCAGCCCGGCCACGCAAGCCCAAAGACAAAGCCAAAGCTGAAAACGCCGTGCTGATCGTCGAGCGCTGGATTCTGTTTCGCTTGCGCAAGCGGGTTTTTACGAACTTGCTGGAATTGAATGAAGCGATTTGCGAATTGCTCAATGATCTGAATGAGCGCAAGTTCCAAAAGCTTCCTGGTTCCCGGCGCACGCAATTCGAAGCGCTGGATCAACCGGAACTCACGGCGTTGCCGACACAGGCCTTCGAATACACCGAGTTCCGCAAGGTCCGCATTGGGCTCGATGGCTGTTTCGATGTCGACGGGTGTATCTACAGTGCGCCCTTCACCCTTTGCAAACAATCGATCGAATTGCGGATCACGTCGGCCACCATTGAAATCCTGCATCGTGGTCGACGAGTGGCGAGCCACGCCAGAAGTGGTGGCGTGGTGCCGGTCATTGATCCTCAGCATCTGCAACCGGCGGATCGCTACTTTGGATTATGGAGCGCAGACCATGAATTGGTCTGGGCGACGACGATCGGTCCGAATACCCGAGCCTTCCTGCAGATCCTGCTATCGACGACGAAGCTCAAGGAGCAAGGTTACCGCTCAGCCGGCGCGTTGAAACGTATGGAAAAGGAATTCGGCGCCGAACGTCTGGAGGCTGGGTGTACACGTGCCATCGATATCGGCGCCAATTCATTGAGTAGTGTGCGCTCAATTCTACGGACGGGACTGGATCAGCAGCAAGCACCCGATGACGACTTCCAGGAAGCCTCCTTCCATCACCCGAATGTACGCGGGT